TGGCCCGCTCccttgaccacctcggcgaTTTCCCCTTCAAGGACCCCTCCCAGGTCCGCTTCACCAAGCCCGCCCTCTTCGTCCGCGGCACCCGCTCCAAGTACGTGCCTGACGACGTGCTGCCCCTCATCGGCCAGTTCTTCCCGCTcttcgagctcgccgacatcgacgccggGCACTGGGTCATCTCAGAGAAACCCGAGGAATTCAGGCAAGGTGAGCGCTTCTCCTTTCTCCtctgcggctgccgccctgGATGAGCAGAACTAACCTTGCAATCTGTAGCCGTGATCCGCTTTTTGGAACCCAAGGAGTGACACCGAAAGTTGGCCAGCACCAAGCTCCATTTCCCTCCCATCGCTTATCGTATACCCTGTATCAATGATGTAGACAATGTAGACAAGCAATAGACACCCCGCATAGACATAGAAACGCCTGTGACCGCTCCTCCCTCCTATCAAAGGTACTAGTAACCTCCCGTAAAAATAAGAAGGGAAACAAACCCGGCTCCGCTGTGTAGGTACGCCTGGTTCTCGTCGTTCTCCCGCAATATCTGCTTTTTCCTGCTGTCTGGAATCCATCATCTGATCCCAACACACCCCGCCATATCCATGCCCATCCTTGGCCGTCCCGAAGCACCAGAGCTCCCAGTTTTCCgtcaccagcagcaccaacatgcccgccgccatgccgacATGCGACCCCAATCCTAGTCATTGTCCTCAATGTCCATGGGCCCGAGAGTCGAGACGATCCGACGGAGCAGTTCCGCAAACGGCCTTCGGATGTGCTCGCCTGTCAAGGCGCTGGTTTCGCAGAAGAACACAGcaccgaggcgccgggccAGCTGCTCTCCCTCCTCAGGCGTCACCTCCCGTTTCTGAGCCTGGTCGCATTTGTTCCCGGCCACCACGCAGAAGGGCATTTCGGCAAAGATCAGGCTTGCGTGTCGCCACCAACCTTCCGCCCCGGTGAAGGTTCCTCTATTCGTGATGTCAAAGACCAGGATCACGCCTTGGATGTCTTGGAGAAAGTGGCAGCTGGGGTGGAGGCCCAGAAAAGCACCAGTCTGGGATGGGGCTTGGTGGTTAGGGAAGAACCGCACGTTCCCTCTGGGCATAAGAAGCTGTCATACCACGTCCTTGACCATCAGATCGTACCGCCTGTTCTCTTTCACCAGGCGCTTGACCTGCATCGGCGGTTCGCCGATAAGGGGTGGTTGGTTTTGGAGATTGTAACTCCGGTCGAGGAACTTCGAGATTACTATTCCAGGATACCTAGGTCAGCATGCATCCAGGCCACCGGCTTCCCAAGAACAAACAAATGCGGGAGAAAGAgacacgacggcggcgacgacgacgacgcgatGCAGCAAAAAcgggccaagaaggagaggaaaaaggaggaaaagaaacacCTACTCGCCGTCTTTCCCACCAGTTTCAAGCCCACCACCGCGATCTCGATCGTTGCCGTCAGAGGCGTATCCACGCGGTCGGCCAGAGACGCAAtcgacgacgggctcggaGGCGGCACCGGATCGGCGGGCGTGATCTCGTCCTCTGGCACAGACGCAAGCTGTGGCGtccccgacgccgctgcGCCGCTGGGATGGCCGCTTTGCGCGGGGAAGCCCACGGCCttcgccttgcccttggaGCAAGACGATCCAGGGTCGCCGCCAGAGGCGCATTGGAGCTCTGTGGGCGGTTCttccatgccgccgctgtccgagagggcggggaggcgatTCCTGACGGCGACCGCGGCCGCAGGGCTCGAGAGGCCGAGGATGGTCTTCGCCGGTCATACCCGGAGGACGTCCTCACGGTGGCACGGAGACCGTCCCTGGCGGCTCGAAATGTGTTTGGGCTGTTGCAGGGAGATTCTGACGAAGGTGGATGGACAGACAACCGCCCTGTTTGACCGTGGCACTCTCTGATGGGTGACCGTCACCAGTGGGAGCCGGGGGTCGGACCTTGTCTTCATCGTAGATGGACGTTTGACGTTGTGGGGGTGAGGGATCAAGAGTTGCATCGTCGGGGCAGCGTGCAAAGAAGACAGGCATATCGGAAGGCTAGTGCTCACCTTCTGTCTTGAGGTGGTCAACTTCATGGATGTCACGCTCCTATCAGGGCTGGAACGGGGCACGCCGTTCCCTCCTGTGCCAAGTGGTCGCAGGCTTGACCACATTGCCAACCACCTGTGTCACTACCCGGCCAGACCAAATGGGCGGGAAATGGGAACCatgggatggatgatggATGCTTCCTTGGCATTGACCAAACTCTAGCTGGTGGATGTGCATCCATCCTTCCACTGCCTTGCCTCCCAGCTTCCGCTCTCCATCCGGTGTTGCCACCCTTCCCCAGCCCCTCCATCTGCACCACTCCGTCCTCCCGCCaaggggagaggggccgCTTCTCCCCCCAAGAGGGTTCCCGATGTAGATCGCCGTGGGACGTTGCGCTTGCCGTGCCATGGTCGTTTGGTCATGCTTTTTGAATTCCGTGTGCTCCGCTGTCCGAGACAGATGGTTCGTCACCTCGACTACTGTACCATGATACCACGCCAAATGCAACGAAAGAGACCCAAATCCCCAGAGAGGTATTGTTGATGAAAACCCATTCCCATTGCGTTCCCAGTTACAACAACACCCTTTATACGctctcgaggacctgctcaCGGAACTCGCGCTCAACCTTCTGACCCTGCTCGTCCGTGCTCGACTCGCCGTGGAGGGCCATGAGGGCGCCCAGGTCGAACTTGGGctgcttgagcagcttgacCTTGCGGATGTGGACCTGTTGGTTTCCCATGTTAGCCGCCCGCCTTGGCACCACGACGCTCTTTCTTccgcccttcctcgcctgccACGTACGTTCTGGAGAGGGTAGATGCCCTGGGTGGCCTTCTCGATCTCCCGGCCGATGACCTCCGGGATGAGCTTGGAGGTCAGCTGGGTGAGGGTGCAGCTCGAGGCCTCGCGCTGGATGATCTCAACCATCTTCCGGCGGATGGCACGGATTTGTGAGCTGGCGGCGTAGGTGGTCTTCTTGACCTGGTTGGGGCGGCGCTTGGTGAAGGCGATCGcgaagaggcggaggaggtagTGGTCGGTGGTGACGACGGTGACGTTGGCCTCAATCAGAGTCTGCCACTTGCGGACCAGGGAGCGGAGCTTGTCCGAGGTGAAGTCGAGACCGTGGAAGTTGGTCAGGCAGTTCTTGCCCTGGACCTCATCGACACGGAGCTTGACCTTGCGGAACGAGTGCTCCTCATCCTTCTGCAGATCGGCCAGCGAAATCTCGAAGATGCGGCCCTTGAGGGCGTCGTTGGCGTTCTTCAGACCGCTGGTCCGGTTGACCAGAGTCTTGCCCACACTGTAATCAATCTCGCGTTAGAGTCCATTGGATACCGGGCGTTTGCGTCGTGTCTTCGGTGATCGTGGGCAGCGGAAGCTTACTCGCGAATGGCGAACGGCGCAGGGGCCTGTCATTTCCCAACGGTGTCAGCCTGGGTCGGAGGCGGCTCCGAACGGATGAATTCTGCTCACCTTGACGCTGTACCAGTCCTTGCGGGTGAAGGGGTCaacggccttcttcttgaggcccttcttgcccttggaCAGTCTCTTGTTCCTGCACCCCAAGTATCAGCCACCGGGCGTCCTCGCGGAATGGACAGGCTCGCGTTCGCGCAATCGGGATAGGAATCGATTCTCGTCGGGTTCAACGTACTTGCCAACAGCCATCTTGACGAGCAGCTATGTCAACGACGGGACAGATGTGCTGCTTGGGTGAGTGATGGAGACCGTGGGATCGAGATCACGAAAATTGGGGTTTCTGCCGCTCAAGTCGAAATTCTGATTTCGTTGTGTGGGCGCAGCCCACCTGCCCGGAAAAACTGAGGATGTGGGGCGGTTGTGGTTCAACCTGATTGGCTGGTCGGAGCTTAGGGCTTTGGGTCTGTGCATCTCATTCACATCCACTCCGCCGGCTCACTCTCAGATCTCAGCGCTGCCGTCTCACTCATCCCAGTCGTCCCTCATGTCGCTGTCCTGACCTCATCGGTTTGGCCTTGTCATCCACATGTCTTGTGTGGTTGTGCATCACTCCCGCCACGTTTCACGAGCAGAAACTCAGCCACGGAAATCCACCAAGCAGAACAGTTTCCCCATGGACTGATGAGCACGTCGACATGGCTAGTTGATCATCAGCGcctgcgtcggcggcatgtCCAAGATGGCGATGAAAATGAGAAGGCGCCCATTCGGGCCTCAAGCAAGGCTACGTGTTGACATCTCAGAGGAACGCTGATGTTTGATTATAATTATTatcttttttccttttccttttcagCGAAGATCCATGAACCCCGCATCTTCAAAGTCCGGTGTTTGTTCACTCGGAGAAAAATGGTTTTGAATCGCTTTTTGCATGCAACAAGCCAACCCTCCCAAGCAAGACCTTCCCATTGTTTTTCATCCACCTGCATCAGGCTGCCCCAGTCATCGGGACCTCCGAGGTTGTGACATGGTCACACAGCCTGTTTTCCCTCCTGCAATAACCCCATCCGAGGACTCCTGCTAtccacgtcctcgtcccgTCGTTCGACAGCTTCATTCTGGGATGCTCGGGGGGTTTCTAGAGGTTCCAGACCCAATCACCCCCGGGCTGGCCAGAGCGGTGCAGAGTACGGCTTCTGCATCCTCGCCCAAACGAGCCGCCGATTGCATTTCACGGGCTTCCGCCATGTTTGCGGAACGCGTCACGGCGTTGCCCTACCGGTCGCGGCGTGGTGCGTGATGTCACcttccaacgccgccgtcccgggAACGCAAGTGCGAGTGCTGGCTCGGAGTGCTGCTGTCTTTTGTTGTCTCGTCGAGTCGACACATGTCGGGCTTGTTGAGGCCCCGACTCATCGGCTCGCGGCGCGACCTTCTTCTCTTAAGCCCGGCAGGCGGGGCTCAAGGCTTGGGTTCTGACTTTTCGTCATCGTATTGCTGGCTGGACTCATAAAGGTCGAAGCTGGGGAAGCTGAAGTATCGTGCCCCATCTGGATATCATGTTAGTCCCGAACTGAAAACAGCcggcggggggttggggggccAAACATACATTCGTGACCATGCAGCTCGTCGAAACTCTCAGGCTGGCTCACGGGAGATGACGACAAGTCTtcgtggtggcggtcgacgCTGTCGTACATGGAAGTCCGCCTGAAGGTGGTATCCGGCGGCGATCCGGAGACGAAGGCTACCCGGCTCAACAGCTCGCTAGCTCTCCGGCTGGGCTGTGTCGCAAGAGCGTTGGGGCTGGCGGTGGAAGTGGTGATGGACGGctcggtggtgacggtggctCTGAGGAGCCTCGGCAtccgggcgccgacgctccGGTCGGACGAATCCCTCCTCCGAGAGTCTGACCTGGTGGGTGACGCCATCTTGGTGTGCGGAGAGGGTAGCGTGGATGTACGGGagttggtgttgttggctGATGATGTAGGGTGGCGGCAGTGGTTGAGATGTGCTGCTGATGGAGGTGCAGGCGGATCCGAGTCGTATGGACGGTGAAGTGTTGAGTTGGTTGCGAGCTTTGGGTTGAGGTGCAAGAAAACAAGACTCGAGAGTCGAGAGCGTGGTTCTTGAGGTCGACCGGCAACTTTTAAAAAAAGAACGCCAACCCACTTGGGCTGAAATGGCATGCCGCTCAATATACGGGAGACGTCTTTCCCACCACCGTCTCATCGGTGACGGTGCTGCTCGGGCTTGCCACTTGTCACTCCACAAGACGAACCGGATGGCAAGGGGAGCGAGGCTAAGCCCGATCGCATCGGTCGGTCCCTTGGACCAAGCCAAAGGGCTGGGGCCTGCCTTGCCTGAACTCGTGCCCCTGATGGCCGGGCTCGTTGCGACCCGGCACCCACCTACTGGCACCCGTACCCACCCTCAGAGCCTGGCCGACCAGGGCTGTGGAGCCACACGAGGAGGCCCAGCCCTTTGCCAGCATGGGCTGCCCAAAGGCGAAATGGTGGTGACAATTCCTGTTGATGACCATGACACACCACCCAGGTGGCTCTGGGCCGTCTACCACACCACAGGGGCATGACCCGCTTCCTGCAGAATCTGTCCCATCCTCGCAACGTTGGGCACCCAACCACAGCAGAGCAACGACTTCACTGGAGATGGGTTTGCACACGCCGGCGTCCAACTGTACTCCCCgcctttggggggggggttacGTTAGCGCCAGGAGGAGCCCGTCAGGCTTCTAAGCAAGAGGCCGAGTGGGGCTTCGGCATCAACCACAGCCATTCAGAGCCTGACACTTCAGGAGCTCCGGAGCTCCATGCGGCGCGCGGTGCGACGGCGTTTGGCGGCCATTGGCAGCCGGCCCAGGTTCCAGGCTCTCGctgaaggagggggggacgGAAACGCTTGGAGCTGGCCAGGCCAGGCACACCAACCCGAGATCTGGAGCTTGTCATGAAAGTTCGCCATCGGCTGTCACCATATCAGACGACATGCAGCATCTGCCTCATTAATTGACACAGTAGCGATATTGACCGTCGATATCCTGTTTTCCAAAGCTCCCTGCCCAATTCAACACCAGGGCCGCTCCGATGATGGCTTATGAACCGGGTTCCAGAACCCCAGATTGCTTCTAGCCAGATCTGTCAAAGGAATAGAAcagccggccatggcggtgaAATCCAAGCACCAAGGCGGTGATCACGCCGAACTTTCGACGCCCACCGCTCTGCGGCGGATTTTGCAATTCCCAACGTTAGGGACAGCACTGTACCGAATGGCGACAAAGGTCGAGCCAGAAGGGAACGCTACCCGTTGTATCCACCCCTGGCTGGAGTCCTCGTGACATGCCCGAGATCTCGTCACCGAGTCCGTGATTCGCAAGCGCTCCGCTTGCACCATCATTGGCGAAGCGCCACGCTTCGACTTCACCGGTTCTGCAACGCAACCACACGTATCCTTCCAATTCCACGattgctttttttttcgcgaTGAAACCTCTGGGGCCCGCGGGAAGCAGATGCAGACCTCGAGAATGACCATGGTCCGTCCTACGTCCGCCAACCTCGGACAATTCATCATCTCATAGTGATTGCGTTGTgcgtcctcggcgacttGCCCGTTGCGGACTCCGGCCATGTCCGAAGAAGACGGGAAGCAGggcaggaggggagggggacaaGCGCAAGGAACCGAGAGGCAGGGGCCGACGGCCGATTGCTGGATTCCACTGCAAGCCCCGAacggtcggcgccgtgggctTCCTGCACTCCACGGCTGAAACGTGGGGTAAGCAGGGAATCCCTCCACGCTCCACAACACAACGCCTGGCTCCGAGGCATCGATATCTCCCACATTCTGCAACATCCAGCGAGTTAGGTGGGCGGTGTTGTCAGACAAACAGCGCTCGGCATGATCCAGGAATCAAGCCAGTGGGCAGATCATCAACCCAGCGAACCGCGGGTGGGAATTGGGATCTTGTGCGCGATTTTCCCATCCTTTCCATCCCGTCGCCCAATTGACGATGCCGTCGTCTGCACCGCTGGTCTTGGGCTGGATGGGGGCAGGTCGATGTACCATCGTTTCGATCGATTGATTGCTTTGATCTCCCTCCCAACAAATCGATGGCCAACTTTTGGGCGAGCTCTCCAAGTTGGGGACTCTTGTCCCtccgtcccctccctccgtccGGACCACCTCATCCGGGCCCGGGACGGGACCCGGGCCGTATCACCACCCACGTCTTCGTTTGGAACAAATACTTGGCACACCACAGGGTCGGCCAGAACAATGACGAGGCCCGAGGTGTGGAGGAGGACACCTCGAACGACCACGCAGCTCAGCCAAACGGCGTCAAGGCACCTCTCACTCACGCACGCTCTTTCTCTGAAGAGCTGCGTCATCAATGCGTGCTGCCTCGTCTCAAGCCGAAACATTGCAAAGCCCAGCCTGCCTTGGTTGAGCCTTCGGGGCATACGACTTGGAAGTTGGTTTTTAGCCCGGCAGAGGACATGGATGTTGCTTGCAACGAAAGAGACTCCAAGAAGCAAGCTTCCTCTCGGCTGGCGTCGAGGCAGCCCGAACCGGCAACGGACAATGTCTCCGGGTCTAGATCCCCGTCGCCAATGGATTTTCCATGGCAGTGATGGGCAATGAACCCGCGGTAGCAGTTGCTTGCTCCAAGGTGATTGATTCCCAGAAACCCCCCAGCCTCCGGCGTTTGGGATGTGTGGACACCATTCCCGTACCTAGCCGCCCAGGCTTTGCACAACAGGGTTTGGCGTCTTGCTTTGCACCCTGTTCTAGACCAGACGCCAACCCTGCCGCGAAAGAGTGAGTAGTATTGAGGTTGAAAATGTCTGACACGAGAAGCTGGAAAGGACCCAGTTCCATGGATACGTAGCAAAACAACATTCGAGCATAGCGAGATCGTCGGCATGGTTTCGAACCCATGGACTCCAAACGCCAAGTCACGTCATCTCCCAGGGTTTGTCAGAAAATTGGCTCCATTTCCCAGTTTCCAGAACAGCGGCAGAAAAGCGGATCGCAGGTGAAGCGAGACGAAATGAGCGGTTTGGGTCCATCCCCTGTAGGGCGAAGAGGAGCCTTACTGGCAGCCCGgacagcatcatcatcatcatcatcatcaaacTTGGAACGAACACACAATACTAGTTCCGGCCGTTTCGGTCTCTGGAGCAATGCTGCTCATTTCGGCTGGTCACGCCGTAGTCTCGCGATCCTTTCACTGGCTGGTGTTGGTCCCCGCCGCAGACCCCGATCATGCTCCCGACAACCGCTGCCACGTAACCTCGATGAGAAAGATGGTGGTCGGATAAACCGCACGTGCGTCCATACCGGTCGGCCGGCAGATGGTGTGGTTCATCACGAATAAGGGAATGGCGCCCGATGTTTGCGTTGACAGGGGCAGATCCGGCCCAATGGCACGGGGGGGATGATGGGGGTCATGGTGGGTGGTAATGGTGGTGCGGGGTGTTTGGGCAATCGCGCTTCCGATCATCATTTGTTTACCGTCACCAGCAAGCCCGGACTGGTTGCCTGCACAGCCCGAGTTGACTGTCTCAAAGTTCATCTTGGGAAGTGAGCGCGTGACAAAGCCCTGGTTTTCTTCTCTATTTGCCATGCTAGGACTTTGTTGGGGGTCATCGAACACGTAAAGCCGCCCGAAAATGCCTCTTGCGCAAGGCCCTCTCAGGGCATGTCTGAGGGGCTATGCTCAGGGACATGTACGAAAAGGGCAAGTGAGGATACTGGTCGAATGATGCACGTTTCTCTAGCTCAGCTGCTCAGCATGAGTTCAACCTCGTGCCATGGGCTCGAAATGGCATTGGTTGAACCCGTCCTGGGCAGCCCCGCGGCTCGCAACGGCACGCGCGGTTTAAATATGCCAAAAGGCTGCAGCCTGCGACCTGCAGAAGCGCTGGCCTCGAATCGACCTCTAGTGGTCAATGCTGCGTGTCTTTGTCAGCCCTGTACGTCGCCAATTCGCTGGGAGGCCTCGGGGTTTCGGTGCTTACTCGTCCCATATCCGGCCCTGTACGCTCTTGAGTTCCTCCTCGGTCATCCGGTGGCCCGTCGTGAAGTACCCTACCAGAGGGAAGATTGCGTCAGTAAAACTGGGTGAGCTGGCCGAGAGGGGTTGACTACGCAGCAGCACGTACCGGCGTTGATCTTGGCATCAATCTCAACCCTCGAGTCGGCGGGAATCAGGGCCTCGGGAAGCTCGACTCGCTCATAGATGGGAATGCTAGCGAATGCGCCGTCAGTACATAATCGCCGATTCCGGAAACCCTGGTGAAAAGATGGCGGCCCAACTCACCCTTGACCAACAATGGCATCATGTTTCATGCTAGATATCGAGCGAAATACGTCAgcggggaaaaaaaaaagacgcaAAGTAACGGGCAGGTGTTCCACTCACTTGCTCATGCTGAGCATCCTGTCGATCTTGGTAATGCCCAACCAGTGAAGGATATCCGGCATGAGGGCCTGGAAGCGCATGTCCTTGACCCCCGCGATGTTTTCGGTTCGCTTGAAGTAGTCGGACGCGCGATCTTCCCCGCGCTTGCGGGCATTATACACGACTGCAGGCTTTTGTTAGACGACCGCTGCTGGCGCAACCTTTCAAcaagggggagggcgggaaaAGCCGTCAACGTACGGTACTGCGTTCACGTTAGCTCCTGTTTGCCAGCAGTTCTGCCAACGTACCGAAGAGAAACCTACCTTGGTCACTTCTCCAAGAGCTCTGCCTTCCTTGCGGAAGTAGATGAcaacgccgctgccgccattCTGGGCCTCCTTGACAGCCTCCTCGATGCCGAAGATGAGGTACGGCCGGCAAGTGCAGATATCCGAGCAGAACACGTCGCTTCCATTGCACTGTCGACTCGTTAGCAGATGGTCTGCCCCACGTGCGGGAGCTTGAAGCCTGCCTACCTCATCGTGGATGCGGAGAGCGAGCCTCTTGGAAGGGTCAGACATCTTCGCCGGGTCGCCGAAGACGTACACCGTCAAACCGCCTGTAGGGGGTCAGATTTCTCTCGTGCCCAACCATCCGGGCGATTATGCTTACCGATAGGGGGCAGGAAGACCTTGATATCGGATCGAGTGATCAACTGGACGCCGTGTCAGATCAGACCTTGGCTGAGGGCGAACGGttgttggaggggggggggggtgttaGGAAAGTGTTTACCTCCGGGTACATGCCACCGGTATACTCGAAGAGTGACCTCCGGAGAGTgccctcgtcgatgccgaaccgctcggcgacgcccggGAGATACCAGACAGGCTCGACGGCAATCTTGAGCACGCTGAGCTCTCCGGCCTCATTGAGGCACACCTTGCCGTCAGGAACTAGCCGGCCGCTCTTCACGCTGTCCTCAAGTTCCGGGAGCTTCATGTGAGCcttggtgatggcgatggtgggcCGGAGATCCACTGCAGCCATGTCAGCGGCCGATCTCGGTCGTCCGAGACGTCTGGACGCCAGGTGCGAGCCAAACTCACCATTCTCCTTCTCGATGACGTCCTTGTAAATCCAGGGGACCAAGTGGCCCCAGGGGTCCATGGCCACGATCTTCTTCTTATCCCCCCACTGAGGGAAGGGCCCGATGTTCACGGCGGGCTCCGTGTTGGTAAAGTCCGGGCGGTGGTCGGCGTTGAGCTCACGGCTCGCCACGGCCAGGGCATAGTAGATGGAGTACGAgccgccgtgggcgccgaTAGCGTTCCGCTTGCCGATGGTGGACGGGGACCGGGACACGGCCACCGGCCCGCGCTGCAGCGGATCCGCGGCGCCCCACTCGAGCGGGATCGGCTTGATGCCGATCTGCTTGGGGTACGTTGTGAGGACGACGCgcgacgagaagctcgacTTG
The nucleotide sequence above comes from Remersonia thermophila strain ATCC 22073 chromosome 5, whole genome shotgun sequence. Encoded proteins:
- a CDS encoding 40S ribosomal protein eS1, whose translation is MAVGKNKRLSKGKKGLKKKAVDPFTRKDWYSVKAPAPFAIRDVGKTLVNRTSGLKNANDALKGRIFEISLADLQKDEEHSFRKVKLRVDEVQGKNCLTNFHGLDFTSDKLRSLVRKWQTLIEANVTVVTTDHYLLRLFAIAFTKRRPNQVKKTTYAASSQIRAIRRKMVEIIQREASSCTLTQLTSKLIPEVIGREIEKATQGIYPLQNVHIRKVKLLKQPKFDLGALMALHGESSTDEQGQKVEREFREQVLESV